The following are from one region of the Corylus avellana chromosome ca1, CavTom2PMs-1.0 genome:
- the LOC132165025 gene encoding endochitinase EP3-like yields the protein MKKNMLILILAGIISGALPRYKEVQSCGCAVDECCSQMGYCGTGYVFCGVGCQEGPCYSFLPANNLSVADIVTPKFFNGIHDQAAASCAGKKFYTRAAFLKALNSFLEFGRIGMLDDSRREIAAFFAHVTHEIGYFCYIEEIDGHSKNYCNKTYTQSYPCNPNKSYYGRGPIQLSWNFNYGPARNEIGFDGLNSPETVAKDPVISFKTSLWYWMNFVHRVIGQGFGETIQVINYHECDGANSARVERLVTYYTQYCNQLGVVPGDNLTCS from the exons ATGAAAAAGAATATGCTAATCCTTATTCTAGCTGGAATTATATCTGGGGCCTTGCCAAGATACAAAGAGGTTCAAAGTTGTGGTTGCGCCGTAGATGAATGTTGCAGCCAAATGGGCTATTGTGGCACTGGCTATGTCTTTTGTGGCGTGGGGTGCCAAGAGGGCCCTTGTTACTCCTTTCTTCCAGCTAATAATTTATCAGTGGCTGATATTGTGACACCGAAATTCTTCAATGGGATACATGATCAGGCTGCTGCAAGTTGTGCCGGAAAGAAATTTTACACACGAGCAGCGTTTCTTAAAGCTCTCAATTCATTTCTTGAATTTGGTAGGATTGGAATGCTTGATGATTCTAGGCGTGAGATTGCAGCGTTCTTTGCCCATGTTACACATGAGATTGGAT ATTTTTGCTATATAGAGGAGATAGATGGTCACTCCAAGAACTACTGTAACAAGACATACACACAATCTTATCCCTGCAATCCCAACAAAAGTTATTACGGTCGTGGACCAATTCAGCTTTCTTGGAATTTCAATTACGGACCAGCACGAAATGAAATTGGGTTCGATGGCTTAAACTCTCCAGAAACTGTGGCAAAGGACCCTGTTATTTCGTTCAAGACAAGCTTGTGGTATTGGATGAACTTTGTTCACCGAGTCATAGGCCAAGGATTTGGGGAAACAATTCAAGTCATTAATTACCACGAATGTGATGGTGCAAACTCTGCAAGAGTAGAAAGACTTGTCACATATTACACTCAATATTGTAACCAACTTGGTGTCGTTCCTGGCGACAATCTCACTTGCTCGTAA